The proteins below come from a single Penaeus monodon isolate SGIC_2016 chromosome 23, NSTDA_Pmon_1, whole genome shotgun sequence genomic window:
- the LOC119588415 gene encoding LOW QUALITY PROTEIN: glycine-rich cell wall structural protein 1-like (The sequence of the model RefSeq protein was modified relative to this genomic sequence to represent the inferred CDS: inserted 1 base in 1 codon), whose amino-acid sequence MGREGNGHTSGIFFGNGESPNFLNIMILRRPLVMMAAIMAVMYAATADHHPSGGYGGGXXXXXXXXXXXXXXXXXXXXXHGGHGGGGGGGGAGGFGGDNGGAGGFGGSGAGGFGAGGAGGSGGYDGGSGAGGHGGAGGAGGFGGSGAGGAGGFGGSGRRSGGFGAXGAGGAGGLGGSGAGAAGGFGGSGAGGYDSGNGGGVTGGFGGSGVGGAGGFGGSEAGGFGGSGVGGAGGFGGSDAGGFGGSGIGGAGGFGGSGAGGAGGYGDGNSAGGAGGFGGNGAGGFGGNGAGAGGSGYGGGNGGAGGSGGSVLAGTFLGKGTLNGNLGGAGGNGGFGGGAGGFGGGAGGSGGFGGGAGGSGGFGGGAGGSGGFGGGAGGSGGYDGGNGGSGGFGAGGHGGAGAGSSGAFGGSAGSGGGFGVGGNGGSAGGFGAGGNGGSAGGFGAGGSGGSSGGYGGR is encoded by the exons ATGGGAAGGGAGGGCAATGGACACACTTCGGGCATATTCTTCGGTAACGGTGAAAGCCCAAACTTCCTCAACATCATGATCCTCCGCCGACCTTTG GTAATGATGGCTGCCATCATGGCTGTCATGTACGCAGCAACAGCTGACCATCATCCCTCCGGAGGATATGGGGGCGGANNNNNNNNNNNNNNNNNNNNNNNNNNNNNNNNNNNNNNNNNNNNNNNNNNNNNNNNNNNNNNNCACGGAGGCCACGGAGGCGGTGGTGGAGGTGGCGGCGCTGGTGGATTTGGCGGTGATAACGGTGGCGCAGGCGGATTCGGCGGTAGCGGCGCTGGTGGGTTTGGCGCTGGCGGTGCTGGCGGTAGCGGGGGATACGACGGAGGAAGCGGTGCTGGTGGACATGGCGGTGCCGGCGGTGCTGGAGGCTTTGGCGGTAGCGGAGCCGGCGGTGCTGGAGGCTTTGGCGGTAGCGGGCGGCGGTCCGGTGGATTTGGGG GTGGTGCTGGCGGTGCTGGCGGACTCGGCGGTAGCGGCGCTGGTGCTGCTGGCGGATTCGGAGGTAGCGGCGCTGGCGGATATGACAGCGGAAACGGTGGTGGAGTCACTGGCGGATTCGGCGGTAGCGGTGTTGGCGGTGCTGGCGGATTCGGTGGTAGCGAAGCTGGCGGATTCGGCGGTAGCGGCGTTGGCGGTGCTGGCGGATTCGGCGGTAGCGACGCTGGCGGATTCGGCGGTAGCGGCATTGGCGGTGCTGGCGGATTCGGCGGTAGCGGCGCTGGCGGCGCTGGCGGATATGGTGACGGAAACAGCGCTGGCGGTGCTGGCGGATTCGGCGGAAACGGCGCTGGCGGATTCGGCGGAAACGGCGCTGGTGCTGGAGGAAGCGGTTACGGCGGGGGTAACGGCGGTGCTGGTGGCAGCGGAGGCAGTGTCCTTGCTGGTACTTTCCTCGGCAAAGGAACTCTCAATGGCAATCTTGGCGGAGCTGGAGGCAATGGAGGTTTCGGTGGTGGTGCTGGAGGTTTCGGTGGCGGAGCCGGAGGCAGCGGAGGTTTCGGTGGCGGAGCCGGAGGCAGCGGAGGTTTCGGTGGCGGAGCCGGAGGCAGCGGAGGTTTCGGTGGCGGAGCCGGAGGCAGCGGAGGTTACGACGGTGGCAATGGAGGCAGTGGTGGTTTTGGAGCTGGTGGACACGGCGGTGCTGGAGCTGGCAGTAGTGGAGCTTTTGGAGGAAGCGCCGGTTCTGGTGGAGGCTTTGGGGTCGGAGGCAATGGTGGTTCCGCTGGAGGCTTTGGGGCCGGAGGCAATGGTGGTTCCGCTGGAGGCTTTGGGGCCGGAGGAAGCGGAGGATCCAGCGGTGGTTATGGAGGAAGATAA
- the LOC119588270 gene encoding glycine-rich cell wall structural protein-like, with amino-acid sequence MVGNTHPFVGQTLTTKMHRSLLITVALMATVYVAVADSGYGGRGGGSGGGHGGGFGGGNGGGFGGGFGGNGGGFGGGNGGGFGGNGGGFGGNALGGGSGGAGGYGANGGGGVGGGSVAPGILLGSGSLPSVGGSGAGGFGAGSGGFGGGNGGFGGGNGGFGGGNGGFGGGNGGFGGVSGGFGAGSGGFGGGNGGFGGGAVGVSGGFGGGNGGSAGGSYGKK; translated from the exons ATGGTAGGAAATACTCATCCCTTTGTCGGCCAAACGCTAACAACCAAGATGCATCGTAGCCTCCTG ATAACAGTAGCCTTGATGGCGACGGTGTATGTGGCGGTGGCTGACAGTGGATATGGTGGAcgcggaggtggaagtggaggcggCCACGGAGGAGGATTCGgaggcggaaacggaggtggattcggaggtggattcggaggaaacggaggaggatttggaggtggaaacggaggtggatTCGGAGGAAACGGAGGTGGATTCGGAGGAAATGCTCTCGGAGGTGGAAGTGGCGGTGCCGGAGGTTATGGCGCTAATGGCGGAGGCGGAGTGGGAGGAGGCAGCGTGGCTCCTGGAATCCTCCTCGGAAGCGGAAGCCTTCCAAGCGTCGGTGGATCAGGTGCTGGCGGTTTCGGTGCAGGTAGTGGCGGTTTCGGCGGAGGAAATGGCGGATTTGGCGGTGGAAATGGTGGATTTGGCGGTGGAAATGGCGGTTTTGGCGGTGGAAATGGCGGTTTTGGCGGTGTGAGTGGCGGTTTCGGCGCAGGTAGTGGCGGATTTGGCGGTGGAAATGGCGGTTTTGGCGGTGGAGCTGTTGGCGTGAGTGGCGGTTTTGGCGGTGGTAATGGTGGCAGCGCTGGTGGCAGTTACGGAAAGAAATAA